Proteins from one Anastrepha obliqua isolate idAnaObli1 chromosome 2, idAnaObli1_1.0, whole genome shotgun sequence genomic window:
- the LOC129238162 gene encoding protein BUD31 homolog: MPKVRRSRKPPPDGWELIEPTLEELEQKMREAETEPHEGKRITESLWPIFKIHHQKSRYIYDLFYRRKAISRELYDYCLKEKIADANLIAKWKKSGYENLCCLRCIQTRDTNFGTNCICRVPKSKLEEGRIVECVHCGCRGCSG; encoded by the exons ATGCCAAAAGTGCGTAGAAGTCGCAAGCCACCACCGGACGGATGGGAATTGATTGAACCAACGCTGGAAGAATTGGAACAAAAAATGCGTGAag CTGAAACTGAGCCACATGAAGGCAAACGTATCACCGAGTCACTTTGGCCAATCTTCAAAATACACCACCAGAAGTCTCGCTACATTTACGATTTGTTCTATCGGCGCAAAGCTATTAGCCGTGAATTGTACGACTATTGTCTGAAAGAGAAAATTGCCGATGCGAATTTGATtgcaaaatggaaaaaatctggTTATGAAAATTTATGTTGTTTGCGTTGTATTCAAACACGAGATACAAACTTTGGCACGAATTGTATTTGCCGCGTACCAAAATCCAAACTGGAAGAAGGACGTATTGTGGAGTGCGTGCATTGTGGTTGCCGTGGTTGTTCGGGCTAG